The DNA window ATTCTCTGGCCGACATCAGCCTGGCGCAGAAACACCTGAAGTATTCGCCGGAGATCAGTTTTGAAGAAGGTCTGCGGCGGACGGTGGAGTGGTATCGCCAGGTTGTTCCGCAGTCCGCGAATCTGGCCGCGGCCGCTCGCTAGACAACGTTCCCAAGCTGCAAAGTCTCATGAAGCAGTTGTTCGTGAAAGCTGGTTGTGAGAGGGTGGAGCAGGCATTTATGCCTGCGTAACCGTCGCAGGAATGGCCGGCTTCAGCCGCTCAGGTACGAAACTCCTAGAATTCACCCTTCCTGCAATTCAGTAAACCGCGCATACGTCCGCTCAAACTCATCTTTGAGAAGCTTGTTGGGCGAAGCCAAACCGGCGATCACGTCTCGCGCCCATTCGAAATATTCCCGCTTGCGCTGCGCGCTCCAGTCCGGCGGCGGGCTCGACAAAATTGAGCGCAAATTGGAAATCTTGTCCGCCAGCTTGAGGGTTTGGGCCCGCGCCGACTTCTTCGGCGCAGTCTGCACCTGCAGGGCTTTCCGTTTCTCCTTGGGCAGCGATTTATCGTCGGTAACCTCCATGACCAGCGTAGCCACGTCGCAGCCGAACAGTTCCTCCAGTTCGTTGCGCGTGACCCCGGTGTCTTCCACAGTGTCATGCAGAAAGGCCGCCATGAGCAGGTTGGCGTCCACGGTTTCGCTGCTGGCGGCAACCAACTCCGCCACTTCAATCAGGTGGTTGACGTAGGGTTCGCCGGCGAGCCCTTTGCGTCTTTGCCCGGCGTGGCGCTGG is part of the Terriglobia bacterium genome and encodes:
- a CDS encoding HD domain-containing protein, yielding MASHDDHALPSGPLQRILAAAHFAAQRHAGQRRKGLAGEPYVNHLIEVAELVAASSETVDANLLMAAFLHDTVEDTGVTRNELEELFGCDVATLVMEVTDDKSLPKEKRKALQVQTAPKKSARAQTLKLADKISNLRSILSSPPPDWSAQRKREYFEWARDVIAGLASPNKLLKDEFERTYARFTELQEG